The Spinacia oleracea cultivar Varoflay chromosome 2, BTI_SOV_V1, whole genome shotgun sequence DNA segment TAGATCAAGAGGATGGATTGCCAATTGacacgaggagagagaaagacatAAGTTGCTAGAATGTCCGTACCCGAGTACGCGTGGAATTGCATAGTCGCCGTCGTAGGATTGTAAGCAAACTGGACATTCCGGTGGTTCTATTGCCGGTGACGAGgttgaagaacaggggagaggagagagaaagaggataagttgggtttttttttttgaaatttctatcacatttgTTGCTTAAATCGCACCAAATAAGAATTAAGGGCAAATTGGTAAAACACAACTAACGGCAAGCTAACGTCCGTTAAATCCAGGTGCATTTAATGAACAGTACAGAAttataggggtattttatgaattttgaaacgcgcaggggtatttggtgcattattgcaaacctcaggggcatttcatgaaaaaaccgttttttttttgttctactaTAAGGAGTTCTCACCGCCTTCGACGAGTGGACTAATgagcactatttccttcagttttagGTAGTTCTTCCTATCGTAAGACCCTTTATGAGTCAGAGAAATCAGAGGCAAAGGAACTCGACTACTTGCTTACTTGAATGAGTAAGGTCAAATTCACTTACTTGGACTTGGAACAAGTATGGCGACATATGAAGTCGCTCAAAACTTCGCTCCGATCGCTTAAGCTAAAAACCTATTCGAGCTTTACCTTCAAGCATCCTCTCAGTTGAagttttttccattcccaaagTTCGAACCCGAGATCTtagttaaggagcaagagacccttaaccactcatgtcaacctcaattggtacattttttcaatttttatcatTACCTATATAAAAAAAGCCCTCTGGGAAGATGTTTTGcgtaattttttttccaacttTACCCCATATGattacgaattaattaattcatatccAATTTTTCCTCTTAAAAGGCACATGTTACTGTCTTatacaaatttttatttaaaactgacatacaataaatattgtaaatcgaagtaaaagttaaataaaaatgtttctgaaaatttgtcaaatacaacCCAGTAAAGTGGTATATGCATTTAACAAGGAATGGAGaaaagtatatatataatttttttttttttgtaaagctAAACATTTTCATGCTGCTTTTTATAGAGATATGGATATACACTTATTAACTTGCATGCAAATAAGAATGACAaaattttgtttgatgtaaacaattaagaaataatgtattttatgttatacggagtacttaatTAATATGAGTACTCCTTCGATCCTTGAATGttagtcccttttggaatcCAAAATAATCCAACAAAATTACAATTATCACATGAATTTCAATAGAATATATGACTCACGTGGGtagaagagagaaaaaattGTGGGGTTTAATGGGATAAAAGTTTACTTCAGAGTAAACAAGTGTGTCTTTTGGATATTTATAAAGATTTAAAGGGAATAAATGCTGGACAAATAATGAAATAATCCAAAAGAGactaataaaaaagaataactcattaaaaaaaaaaaaggagagaatAATAAAAGGATAAAtggttttttaccacctaaaaaaatcaaaaatttgttttttaccacctaaaaaactaaaacttgtattttaccacctaaaaaaaattaaaaacttgttttttaccacctgaaaaatggaaaaatgtATGAAAATGTTGTGTAGGGGGCGacaataacggtaatatttcTTATATGTTCTATTAttccacgatttcatgtatttaactcttTTGACTTTCCCAACTTCCTTATGTTTCATGAATTTGCATAATttttcaccaccattaattcacaaaatttaATGAAAGTAAATCAAgaagggtgaaagagttaaagaaaaacATATAGGGAGTGTAAAAAATTGGAGGGAAGTTGAATTAGATAGACATACATAAAGAATTTATCTAATTTTTGGCTTTCAAGCGGTAAAAAAAGTTtttgttttaacttttttttttaggtggtaaaatacaagttttaattttttaggtggtaaagaacaaattttcaatttttataggtggtaaaaaataatttgtccaTAAATACGTCGAGCCAACACGTGCATTTAATATCAAAAATCAAATAGAAAGTAGAACGATTGCATTCCATGACAGCTTGATCAAATCAGGTtccatttttattttcgtttacgTATTAGGTTGAGTTCCAGTTTGTTTCAATAAATTTGAGTCGGGTTTGTTTGTTTTCGTTTATAATGCAAAGTGGGTATTAAATcttttaacaataaaaaaatcatTCAGAAGACAAGAAACTCATTCGATGCTACCGAGTACCGAGTACTACTCCGTAGCAAATAGTACGAAGTAATTGATAAAAAATACTCAATTTATCAACTTGTACCGATAAATCGTTCATGAATTTAACCCCGCGTTGCTGGTCATCTTCGTCTTCCTCTACCTCCCGACTCCTTCGCCTCTTAAAACCCTCCAATAAAACCACCATCTTCCAGTTGTATCACCACCCCTTGTCGGCGCCGCCCCCTTTTTCGCTGCTATTCTCGGTGTTGACGACAATGTATAACTTCTTTTCCTTCTGTGCTTTCTTCACTTCTCTATTTCGTATCGATTGTTTTAACTAGTAATTTAATTGGTTGATTTGTCAAATGAGTTTTAAAAGTTCTAAAATTTTCTACGAAACATTAAATAAGTAATTAGGTTTTTTTCCTGTGTATTTGTAAAGTATGGTGATTAATTGAATGAATTAGTatgttaattattgaatttattAGTTCTTCAATTTTTGAGCTGTATAGCTTCAGTATACTGAAAAATatttgtgtttttctttttactGAAAGTTTTCTTGCATCCCCAATCTGCAATGTTACAGATTATTACGATATGATAGGTAAAACCCTAAGTTTGCACAATTTCTGAAAATGCAGCAACtccatttttgttgaattatgtcGATTTGCTTCCATCAAATCTCCGTCAAACTTCCAAGTTTCAACAACCGAAAGGTTTGCCActatttttgtgaatttttttgtttggtTAATTGTAAGAGTATTTGGGATAGCCTGACAATAATTTAGTTTCTATCATGTCTAAATTACCCTGAAATGTATGATGTGCTTTAATTCACAGATATGGAGACCATCTGTGTCTAGGAGGGCATTGACAATAGTCTCTATGTCGTCAGTTGCTACTGATGCAGCGAATTACATCCCTGCCGCTCCTATACTTGTCCCCGAAGGACCTTGGCAACAGGTGACTGATTTCATGAATCATATTTGCGTCTTCTTGCCTATCTTGAACAATGTTAAAGATTCGTGTCAAATTTTTGTATGCGAAATAGGTGCAGGAGTGCAATTTGTTACCTATTTTGTTCATTTTAGTCCATAAGTGTCCCACTGTATTGATTTTTACGTACCAATTTGAACGTTTCTTATCGTAGTCTGTAGGGTAGTAGTGAATTGGGTAACACTGATCTCGAATATTGAGTTGGAATGACAGCAATACGCAATCTAACCTCTTTTTCTGTTTCtaaaagaaagcaaaaagatGAAATAAAAGCTAGGAAtctgagagtgatggatagctcagttggttagagcttccatcccgtttccaggtgatcctgggatcgattctcccgcccttgtggctcattcgcaccaaaataaataaataaataaaagctaGGAATCTCAGTGTTCAATTTCTTTTGTAGATTTCTGGGGGAGTTACAGCTGCAAAGGGATTCAAGGCTTCTGGTATCTATGGTGGATTGAGGGCCCAAGGACAGAAACCGGACCTTGCTCTGGTCACTTGTGATGTAGATGCTATATCCGCAGGTTGCTTTTCTTTCTTATGAGTCTGACATGCCTGTTTTTATTTTCTGATTAGTTTTGATTTCAAAACACATGCTTCTTCTATTCCGGAATGTCTGGCTTCTTATATTTCTCTGACATGTAATATTAGAATAGCATTAAATTTGAGTGCGTGTATTGATATCTGGCTCTTAGATAGTTCAGAAATGCGTTGATTTGCACTTAACAGATCATGACGTATATTAATGTAGTGGAGTGATTTGGTTGACATTTTCTATGAGAATATCACGAATATTTAAGCCTAAGCTTCATATTGTCTGTCTTGGCTTTCATGACGCTGATACTGTAACTTAATATCTAGTTTATCTTTATTTGCTTTCAGGTGCTTTTACTACTAATGTGGTTGCTGCTGCACCAGTTGTGTATTGCAAGAAAGCTTTAGAGAAATCGAAAACGGTAGGCAATTTATGTTTCAGTTGGTGTAGCTGACCCTGTTAATCTAGGATTAATTAACCAGTTGAAGAGCTTCAAGCATCTTTTTAAAGTCTGATTTGTTTCTCACTTGAGGGTTTGATGTTTTTGTGGATTGTTTCATTATCTGatttgggaaaaaaaaaaattcaaggttGTTTTTCCATAGAACTCCATGCAGTAGTATAGTATCCAATACTGATATAATGGTATACACTTATTATTTTGAGACTCTACATCATTCGTACCAACTGCTATATCTGTATTAAGCCTTCAATGTCTTTTGCTTTTCTATAATTGAGTGCATCTCATATCATTTGTTTAACATCCTAACTTCTTGCCCTTGCTAGGCACGTGCTGTACTGATAAATGCTGGCCAAGCAAATGCAGCCACGGTAAGCATTTTGTGGTTCTGGATGATTGCCTGTGTGTTCTGGTATTTACAATTGTGTGACTTGAAGTGATAGGTTGTCTTGTTTTTAGATCAATCATAAACATTGAAATAAACTCTACCTTCATGTACTTTAGTTGCAAAAGAGAGCATTGGATTAGATATTTAATAGTGACATACCTTATGATTGCAGGGAGATGCTGGCTACCAAGATGTTATAGAATGTGCAAGTTCCTTGGCTGAGGTCTGTCAGTAGATGCTTTATTCAATTGCAGGAGACTTGTCATGGCGCTAACCAAGTTTTATTTGTGCTGCATCTTCTGATGATATTTCTACTATGGAAGATGCTCCACTTGGTGCAAGAGGAAGTACTTATTGAATCAACAGGTGTAATTGGCCATAGAATAAAAAAGGTAGGGGAAGGAAATTATTAGCTACAATTGAATTTGTTTGCTTGTTGATATCTTTATTGCAAAGAAAATATTGGTGAACATTATGGGAGCTCAATATATTTGTCTGGACTCTTCTGATGGAAAGTGACAAGTGTGATCTATTGTGAGAATATTAACAGCTATTTTGGTGGTTCATGTTGCAGAAGGCTCTTCTTGAGGCACTACCAAAGCTTGTTGGTTCTCTGTCATCTACAATTGAAGGGTATGTATTTTTGTTTCCTTTATAAGTTGACATGCGGATATGAGCTCCAATCTTGTAAAGTTTTGTTATGCATTCTTGCTGCACTTATCATTATGTAGTAATTATATTTGcttctttttattcaaatgttttGGAACTTACTAGAGGATATATAGGGCAGATTCTGCAGCTGTTGCAATCACTACTACTGATCTCGTGAAGAAAAGTGTTGCCATTGAATCCAAGGTATGTAAAgttttatcttttttatttgtcCTTCATCATTTATGTGACACTTGTACGGTTGCGCTCGTTTAGAGTGTTGAACAGCTAGGAAATTTTGTATCATTTATTACTTCTGTGTAATAGCATGTTGGCCTTAATGTGTTGGTTTGCCTACAACAATGAGATGTTTGCTGATTTGGCATAATAGCATGTTGTACTTAGAATGTCTTAATTGTTATAGGAATCTTCAGATAGGCAACAAGTATACTTGGAGGTTGATGTACATGTGTCTTTGAGTTTGAGTGTGAACTAAATTTAAGTGAGTTGCTTCTTAACCAAACCTGTGTTCCCTTTATTCTCATTTACTCTTCTTTTTAATCATTAATCAAATGTTTAGGTGCATCATAGAGCCAATTTGTGAGGGACATCACTTGACATTTTAGCGTTCCACTGAGGTGTTCCATAGGCATTTAAAGTACCAAATTAGGAAAAGTGCAATGAACTGCTATTATGGAGAGGGGTTTAAGGTCTTGACCATGACAAGCAAAACCATCAGCAGTCAGCATTACCTCTAAACCAGAAATAAAAGTGGTGCAAAAAAACAGGAGGAGAGGAGTTACATGGTAGATATAGTGGTGAAAAGTATCTTGTGAATATGATGGATGTAAGAGGCCTTGACATAAAAAATACAGCAGATATTGCTATTTTGACACTAATGCTTTATCCAAATATATTTAATCCAAATTTGGGATTGGGAGTTTAGGAAATTAGGAGCAGTAGTTAATGTGATTCAAAGTGCTCGAAGAAAAATCTCCTTTGTTTACCTTTTTTGTCTCATATATACCATACCATACCATACCATACCATACAATACAATACCTTGTTAGTTCCAATGTTGAAAATTTTCCATAAGGGGATTTTCTCAATATTTTATGCGTAATTGGTGCTACCATTTTTGCATAATCTATTAATACCAGCCTTATTCTTATTCTGTCAATAGTTTATGCATGAAAAGTTGTAATGCCCTAATTATTAAACTTGTACTGTTTTTTATTAATGATAATTTTCCCTAATAAATTCCAACgaatgcatatttaaggttgGAGAGACTTGTATCCGAGTTGGGGGCATGGCTAAAGGTTCAGGGATGatccaccccaatatggcaacTATGCTTGGGGTATGTGTTTTGTGAATGCtcttgtttcttttcttttgcacTTAAGAATTAAGATATGGTATGACTTTCAGGTTATTACAACTGATGCTGTAGTTGACAGTGATGTTTGGAGGAAGATGGTGCAGGTGGCTGTAAGTCGAAGTTTCAACCAAATTACGGTTAGTTACGACATTGTCTTCAATGTATGGCCTTCGTTGTTGTTACAAAGTGGAGAGATTGAGCAACTGTTCATTGAATGATCTTTCCTTTGTTCTCTTAAAGAGCTCACCGGATATTTGTTATTGAGCCTGGTATTCTCATCTCATGCTTCACATTATGTCATATTTTTTCTATCTGCAACGATGACTTGATATTGTTTGGAGCATTGTAAATAATCATCTTCCCCTTTGACGTACTGGTTGCGGTATTTATGTGCTTCAAAATTCATTGCAATAGTCCTTTGGTGTTGTAGTTAATAGAAGTAAATGAAACTGTAGAAAAATGCTTGACCATGCTGCTTTAGAGCTTAACTATTCAAGTTTTTCACAAATTTCAGGAGTGTTTCAGAGGAACGAAAAGATGTTGGTTGCTAAACTTGCTAATTGCTATGCTATAAACTTTCTTCCTAGTTTTTGTAAGGCTGTAACTTTATGACCCATAACATGGTTTAGTTAGAAAGCCCGAACCTTGCTCATTTTGTTTTGTGGCGTTTGCCCCTTCACTTCTTTTTAACCTTAGCATTTCTATGGCTGAAGATGATATGGagtagtttttagtttttaccAAGAAAACCACTGTTTCCATTATCTTTCCCAGTGTTTAGTTTTGCAACAGTCCACTATTTTCAATCTTTTTACAGAAAACAGAATGGTACCTTGTTCATCAACTATGTTGGTCTCTGAAGAGATCATCAATTGAGAGTTTCCAACTTTCCATTATTAGTATTTCTATGCTGGTCTCCATTTTCAGCCTCGATGTGCTCCTGAAGTTGTAATAgagataaaaatataaaatggaATTGAAATCAAATGACATTTGAATCAGTTGAAAGTGTGAAAGTGAGGTTATAGATTAGACACTGAGATTGAACCTGCCAGATTAGAATTTGCTATGCACCAATTAAGGTTTTCAATTTGATATTCCATACCAAATTCCATACTTCAGTTTTACTTTGTCTACTTCATTTATTTGGTATGGAATGAAATGGCATATGGTTTACTCCAATTCAATTTTAAATCCCTAtatggatatatatatatatatatatatatatatatatatatatatatatatatatatatatgtgatgTTTGATCTCTCTACGATTCTAAGCTTACTATTATACGAGAGAGTTCCACTTCGGCCTAATGTAATCGCCTCAACAAAGACCCTTATCCTTGTACTTCCTTAATTTTGAAAGAGCTCTTTCTCCCTGACAATACCTTAATCTGTTCAAATATCTACTCATTGAGAAAACATGTGCTGCTGCTACGTAAGTTTTCTAGACGAGACTGGATATTTTGCTTGTAGTTGAATTACAAGTAATGGGGTTTGTGATAGGCGTCATAAGATCTTAGagggtattaaaaaaaaaagttagtaaAGGGGATCTTCATAAGCTTCAGGCACTCTTCAAATTCATAAACCATAACTCTTCAAGGGCGCATACTTCTTTTGATTGGCAATTCTGTACTTTAGATCCATTCCAGACATGCTTTGACTGGTATCTATAAGACTGCATTATGCATTTTCTGTACATCTTTACCTCTTAATGTCAATGACGGGATGCACATTAAGTTCTTGTTGTGCTGTAAACATGCGTAGTGAAGTACAGTATTTAAACAATATATGTATGATCCTCGTGATTTATACCACATACGCCAGGCATGTGAAGAGTTGCATGAATTGCAGGTAGATGGGGATACAAGTACCAATGACACAGTAATTGCTTTGGCTAGTGGGCTTTCTGGTGCGGCACGGATATCAAACTTGAATGGTCCTGAAGCATCACAACTTCAATTATGCCTTGACGCTGTATGAGAATTTTAACCATATTCTATATTTTGATGTGTTAAAGAATATAAAGTAAAATGTCTTCAATTTTCTGTGTATTATGAAATGTTCTACGTGATTGCTGCTCCACACCTCCGTCTTTGGTCGGAAACACATTTTGTGTTCTTCCCCCGACCCCATTTTTTCCAACAGCCATAATGGAACTTGTTAATCTTCTCTTGCTAAGCTTTTGTAGTTAATGATTGTATAAACACGTGAAATTTTGTGCCAAAAATATGTTGTCTTTGTCTTCAAACTGCTTGCGGTTCTTCATCCCTTCTTTCTATAAGAATCTTTCTTGTGGTTCATTTTGAAAGTTATTTAAACTTTAAAGTTAACTGTGATTGTATGAAATGAACTTTTAAAGCTTTTCCCTCAAATATTTGATACAAAATAATTCTATTTGTGAACATAGTTTTGAAAAATGAGGAATAACTGGCAACATCAAGAAACCCGCTTTGTCTTCCTGAatgtttaattatgttttagcaCTTAACATTTGATGTGAACATCATTTCTTTCTCAGGTAATGCAAGGTCTTGCAAAGTCAATTGCTTGGGATGGAGAAGGAGCAACCTGTCTTATTGAGGTATGTGCTCTACTGAACTATATTTGTTCTAAGTGAGATATTCTTTTATACAGTGTAGAAGATACTATTGATTTCTCATCTTAATCGTTTTTTTGGTTTGGTTCTACTAGTCTagtaaacaacaacaacaaagccttagtccaaAAATGTTTCGgcgtcggctaacatgaatcgtcgttggagatcgtcattgtcaccaatcaaaccagaaaagagcgggaagttaaaagaataaacaaggaagagggaggtggaattaatgaaaataagataagaggaatatatatatatatatatatatatatatatatatatatatatatatatagtattatatatatatagtattataagggataataaaaataagtaaagtttaaaataaataaataagtaaaataagtacatttcaaaatagcatgtaaaaaAAAAACCGCTAGAAGTAAAACTAAGAATAGCCAAAATGGAAGCTGCTGTATAAGTCAAATAAAGTCATCAACGTATATTCGCTCCCTCCACtatgtcctatccaacgccatattttcctcaatcccaagaaagctcatatcgtgctcaaccaccttcctccaagttttcttaggtcttcccctaccccttgcaattctatcactttgccacccttctaggCTCCTAACTGGGGCATCACTTGATTTTCCATCAccttaaactcaatcggtgcaaccctactttcttcctaataatctcattcctcaaacgatcctttcttgtatgcccacacatccaacgtaacatgcgcatctccgccacattcatgTTATGCACGTGACAATGATTGATATATTGTAGAGATAATTTTTTTAGAAATTGCTAAATGAAGCCAATAGGATGCATGCTAAAGCCATGACAAAGATCACATTCTTAGGTAATTTGCGCCTGGAAAGTCCTGTCATGACCTCCCTCGAACTGTCATTCTTATCCAGTCACAGGATGAAAGCCGCCTCAGTAAGTCAAGTTAGTAATTTGAAAAAGGTTTTATAAACTGGCCTCTACCTTGGCATCAGCCTTTTGGTTGTTTGTTCTAAAGTCCACTTCATTGTTCCAGATCTTGAACATGTGTTCTGTACCTGAGTTTATACTACGATTTTCCTGTTTAAGACATGTTACCTGAACTGTAGATGTGTTACCCCTGGGAGTTAGAATCATCGCCGTTCCTCCTTAGAATAGAATTGCTAGACCTGCTAACAAAAACATTGATGCTCTGGCGACTCTCACTACCTCCCACAGCCTTGTCACTACCTTACCATCCTTATACTGAGCTTCATTCAACTCTAGGAGGACATACCTGCAAATAATCCTCTTGGGATATATGAATAAGATGGGCTGGGGTTCCCGGAAACAGTTTTCTCGAGAAACTCCTTGTCTCTATCATTTTGAACATGGTCATCACTCATTCTGCAAGTATTGAAAGCTATTAGAAAAGGTCTGCCCCATATCTTTTACTGTGGTATAGTGGAACCAGACCAGTAGATAATAGGGGTTCACTCTCTGGGCAGATACCTATATGAATACAACCATCATCCTCACAGGTGCCAGGACTGGTGAGTACATTTGTACAAAAGCCTCACTTAACTTCATATTCCCCCATGGGAACCATACTCACCTCATGTGTACCGAACTGTAAGTTTTATGCATCTAGTTTCTCTTTAAAACCGAGGCTGGTCCAATGGCCTTCCCAACTCTGTACATCCTCAAATCTTTTGTAGGTCAACCATTGAACCCATTTGTCACCCTTAAGTAAATCCAGACTTTGAGTTCCATTGTGAAACTTTCTTGGATCTGATCCTAATTGAACATTGTGAGTAATCTCAACATTTTCTAAAACCATTGTTTGCAGTACAGCCCTAAAACTTACCAAGATTTGTTGTCAAAACGCAACAAAATAATTGTGAACTACCCCTCCAAGAAAACCCAGGCAGAGAAATTTACCTTCAAAGGAGATTTATTCTTCATCCATCTTAGAAAATGCTAGTCTTCCTATTTGCAGATCTACTGACTGAGATGAAAGTCATCCAGTGAGCCATAGCTGCCTTCACAACCATGCTCTGGTTAAAGGGAGATATTTCTATCTCTCTTGCAACGTTGCTAGTAAAAATATGAGCTGTGGAGGAGCAAGGGTGGGAGATTTTCTGGAGATGGGTTTGTGCCTCCAACCCAAAGTTTGAGCGGTGATGAAACTTAGTTTTGGGGTTTTCCAACTCAACAGATAAAGTGTTAGAAACTTTACATCATATGTAGAAAACAGAAATCGAAAAGAGAGGAAGTATAAGAGAGATGGGTGAGTTATTTGGTTCACCAATAAACTTGAACCTTTGTGATTATTTGCAATGAATATATGTGAACTAAAAGTTGTGTTCCTCCATTTATTTTTGTATAATCGACTTCTTATTCGAAAAACTGGATTAAACAATGTACTACTATTTTACTAATATGCTGCTGCTGAAAGTGTTTTTCACCTTACTAACATACCTTCCCTCCAGCCCCCTCCTGTTAAGACTTTGTCCAAGGTCCTTGTGGGTAATATGTCTGATAGACGACCAGGTTCTCCATTTTGACCTGTGATCCAAGTCGTAATACACTGATGTCAGATCGCACAAATTTTAATGCTTATAGAATTATGGCCTGCAGGTATCTGTAACGGGTACCAGTGATGAGGCTGAAGCTGCAAAAATTGCACGCTCTGTAGCATCTTCTTCTCTTGTCAAGGTAGCCCTTTCTTTGCTTTGAAGTTCCTTTGCTAAA contains these protein-coding regions:
- the LOC110792326 gene encoding arginine biosynthesis bifunctional protein ArgJ, chloroplastic, with the protein product MSICFHQISVKLPSFNNRKIWRPSVSRRALTIVSMSSVATDAANYIPAAPILVPEGPWQQISGGVTAAKGFKASGIYGGLRAQGQKPDLALVTCDVDAISAGAFTTNVVAAAPVVYCKKALEKSKTARAVLINAGQANAATGDAGYQDVIECASSLAEMLHLVQEEVLIESTGVIGHRIKKKALLEALPKLVGSLSSTIEGADSAAVAITTTDLVKKSVAIESKVGETCIRVGGMAKGSGMIHPNMATMLGVITTDAVVDSDVWRKMVQVAVSRSFNQITVDGDTSTNDTVIALASGLSGAARISNLNGPEASQLQLCLDAVMQGLAKSIAWDGEGATCLIEVSVTGTSDEAEAAKIARSVASSSLVKAAVYGRDPNWGRIACAAGYATIPFNLNKLQISLGDIMLMNGGQPLPFDREAASNYLRRAGEEHGTVEMHISVGDGPGEGKAWGCDLSYDYVKINAEYTT